The Silene latifolia isolate original U9 population chromosome X, ASM4854445v1, whole genome shotgun sequence genome contains the following window.
ATTATCCGGGGCAGCATCCATGGACATTTGACTCGACATGATGCTCACCAGTTTAATTGGAGGTTTCGAGTTGCGATCCCAACTTTTGCTACGAATTTTCAATCCATGATGGTAAATTTTGCGTTCTATATAGATTTACTTGACTCAAAACGGAATATAAAATGTGTCGAATTTGATTATTGTTATTGATATTGCAGAATCTTTTCACAAGTCTACCGGTAAAAAAGCATCTTGATTGTTGATGGCTGAGACTTGAGAGTTGCATGTATTTTGCGTGAGTTTGTCATAAAATTGTCAATTTTCCAAGTTGAAGGAAGAAGACGAGAATCAGCTGAATCTATACAGGGTACAGTACACCTCTTCCATTAATTGTTTTGGGATCCACAAGATAAGCTAAAATATCGTAAGGCGTGCCCTTCTAAAGCTGCCACGTGTACTCCAAAAGATATCATCTCATCATCAATTTCAACATTTCCCATACTTTGGTAGAATAGTACTCTTGTAGGTGGTACTAGCCTCTCTCCGGCCTGCTCTTATTTTAATCGGAAGAGAGTTGTGAGAGGTCTTTTTGAAAGGACAATGTACAATGAGATTTTGTTAACTGgttcaattagtcttgctgaagacgggtcggagcaagtgacagataatgccactcacaaaacgaataggggggacaaggtggggacacccccatgtgcttccctctctcctctatttgggtcatttgtgaggaaaattggtatccgtcactccaaagtgacggatacgtgccgtcacaaatgagattttgtgtaactGGTTTGGTCTTGTTTAAAACTGTCTTAATTTAAAAAACATTTTACAACCACTTTTTATTTTCTACTTTATTTTAGTCGGGTATGACTTATGACTTATGAGAGCCATTAGGACTGTTTAAACAACAAATAGTGCctagcaccaaaaaaaaaaaaaacaaatagtgcCTAAACCCAATTTGATTCTTTAATTCTCTTAACACATTCTTAAAACAAAGGGAAGCTTAATTCTTTAATTCTCTTTTTTTGTGTTATGCGCACGAAGGACATAAATTTGATTCCAGTTACCCTTTAATTTGTTGGTCTTCCAAAGTTCAAATCCAAAAACTTTGGGGCAAGTTTGAGCTTAAAATTAGCTCTTTTAAACTCGATTAAACCACATCGATTCCACTCCCATTTACCTTTGAGTAAGCGATATAACTTAAATAATTCAACATGCAGTAAGTATATTATGGTAAAATAGTGAGTATCCATTCTTAATTTAAATGACATTCCTTAAGGTGAACTAAAAATCTCActtgaaaaatcaattttatagtttaagacgggtcaaataactACCATTTTCATAGTTAAGACAAAAACAAAATGCTTAGATATTAGCAAAAAAATTGTCTTTAATGCAAGTGACATGTATTTAATCCCGTTTTAATCTTGACAATGATTCTTCTTAAGAGAGACTTATTTAGGCATCGTTTGGTTGCCATTAGAAATGTGGAGGAATTCAAAAATCCTATGAATTGGAAAAAATAGAGATGTTTAGTTACCCAAAATCCCATGATTTACATTTTCTAGGAATTGCAAACTCCTCCGTAATGGAGGAGTTTGATTACCTAGCTCCAGGGGTGGAGGAGTTTGATTACCTAGCTGGGCTAGCTCCCCCTGGGTAGTTTGAAATTTCTGTGTCCATTCAATTCTTACATGTCAACCAAAagtctttgtgtttttgaaattaACGAGAGATTAATTCTGCTATGACAACCAAACGACACCTTATGCTCCGTAGAACAGTAGGAGTATGTATTGAATTTGTATGCTTTATACAATCATTTTTCGTCTTTTTTCCTTTCATCTCGCATATTCTTTTTCTCTCACTCTCCTCTTTTTCTGTCGTAATCACTAAATATCTTTGCTAATTTTATATTTTTTCACAAATCCTATAATGCAAATAATTTTTAACGGTCCATTTTTATTTATGCTGTTATAGTATTATCAATTATCATTATTACTATATTAAGTGCTGGAGATCTTCTCTCAGTTCTACTTCCATTTCATATTCCAAAAAAGTATGATACTTTTCTCTTTAGTTACTCTCACTAATTTCCTGCTTATTTTAGTTCATGGATTTTGTGCTCCAATgaaacggatatatccgttttaATCTTAAAAACTTTTTATTAGTCCATACGATCTTGGCTTAAACAAGATTTTGTATTATGCTGCATGGTTGCTTGTTAAGTGGTTAAAGTTCATTTTAGTTTTTTTTGAGGAATTTTCTTCCATAAAATTCTACTGCTCATAATTAAGTTCATATATTTTTCTGCTTGATTTATTATTGTGTTTGTGCTTTCCTCGATTTCTATTTGATTTAACTGAAATTGGGAGATTCTGTTATTATGCAATGTGTGTATTGCATAATGTTgaattttccttctttttttttgtttaatggGAGCCACGAGGGCGAATATGATGATGATGGGATTTGAACACAAGGTCGTTAAGTACCACCCTCATGGCTTGTGAGTCTTGTGAAGAAGTGTGTAAATTCAATCAAATAGTAAATTTTTGTTACTGAGATCAGTTTTAGACAGAATTGAGGTTTAATTTTGGGGCTTTTGATTGACATTGCATTGCAATCGATTGTGAGTGCCGTCATAACTTGTGACCATCACAAGTAAGTATTTGTGTTAATTACAGCAAGTCTTGCTTGTGACCGTCTGTCCGTCTTATGATAAGACCGTATGTGTGTGCTCGAGTTATACGGAGTAATGGagtattgtttttgttttgatttgtgTATGATAAGTTTTAGTTTGTGGCTGCCAATTTTTGTCATTAAGCTAAAAAAATAAAGCTTTATATTGTTTATGTTGATAGACTAAGATGAGATTCCATTATATACGGGTCTAGCAGGAGAGACAATCTACCCTATATGCCTGGAGTACAAAAGAAGTAGACTTTGGGTTATAGTGGTCAACACGCTCGTTTTGGGACACTCATATGTGGGTAAACATATCATAATACGAGGTTTAAATTTTTTGTCTATTTTATGAGTGTGCCATTGAGACTGACATGCTAGTGTTTTGTGGCTGAAATAGCAAAATTGACTGGAAATTTTGAAGGTTTACTGTTATTGCTTGAGTATTATTGTTAGAATGGTTGTTTGATCTTTGATAACATGTTTGGTGTTTTTTGGTTTATATATATAGATTAAAAGAGCTTTTGACTGCTGTCAATGGGAACTGAGAAGACGGTGAATGGTGTACAGAAGCATGGAATTGCTTCAAAAATTCCAGCTGAGGCACATCCACTGTCCGAAGAACCAACTGAGATAGCGTCCAATATCAACTATCATGCCAAATTCACCCCTCATTTTTCCCCTTTGAAGTTTGAGCCTGAGCAGGCGTTCTATGCCACTGCTGAGAGTGTTCGTGATCGTCTAACTCAGGTACCGATTCCAACAATCATGGAATCTTGTTACCTTTTATTGTCAGCAGGTAGAAGTTATATTAACTAGTTGGCATTTAGGATTGTTCCTAGCATATATGAAGTACAGTGCCTTATGCGCCTATATTTTGCCTTATGTGTCCTTAGAAAGACTTAATTTCATGGTATATTGGTATGTCGTGATGTGAATATTTTTGCGAGTTCAATATCGCATAGGTTGTGATTTCTTGATTCTTTATTTGTTGACTTGTTTTTACACTACTCTCTCTTGATAAGATGAAGGGTTAGCGTTTATTAGGCTTTGCAGCCTTTGCTGTAGGGAATTGTCAAGACATATAATAGGCTAACTAATTGTCTGTATATTATTTGAATCATTTTGTTGCAGCAATGGAACGAGACCTATGCTCACTTTCACAAGACTGATCCAAAACAGACATACTACTTGTCTATGGAGTATCTGCAAGGACGAGCTCTGACAAATGCTATTGGGAACTTGAACATTCAAGATGCTTATGCTGATGCGTTGAATAAGCTTGGCCATCAGCTTGAGGAGATTGTCGAACAGGTATGACTTTTTTTTTTAACAGATTTCATTATGATTAAAGATTCTTGCCAAGAGCAGTTACCTCGTTTCTGTAGACTCTATTTCCATTTCACTTGTGATCAAATGTTTCCGTTTTCAATAGGGCTAAAACCCGTTATTCTTTAGTATGATAATCTCAATAATAATGGCTCACTGAACTGGTGGCGCTTCTTTTTACGGTGTAGTAACAGTCATTGGTGCAATTTTTGACGTAGTTTTTATTTTTGGGTATAAGCAAGATACAATCTCTGTGTACTCTTAATACAAGGGTAAGGCTAACGGTGCCCATATCTCACACCCCCTTGCCCTTCACCTTGGCCCTTGAGAAACTACGTAACATTGTTGTTGTACTCCTGAAACCTGTAAAATGCCAAGTCTCGGACACTTGGCTCATCGCTTTCTAGCTGTTGTCTACTTGTCTGTGTGCGTTATGGTGCCGGCATTACTCCTAATAATACTAAGGAGAATATGGTCTATTAATGTGTTGTATGATGATTTGTGTAATTGGTAGTTGTCAACCGCACATGCTGAATTGCTGAGTTGGTGTCAATACAATTGTTGTAGGAAAAAGATGCAGCTCTTGGAAATGGTGGCTTAGGGAGGCTTGCATCGTGCTTTCTGGATTCCATGGCTACACTGAATCTCCCAGCATGGGGATATGGTTTGAGATACAGACATGGTCTTTTCAAGCAGATAATTACCAAAGAGGGCCAACAAGAACTTGCTGAAGATTGGCTTGAGGTATTAGCTAATTTTGCCTTCCTGCATATTAATTAATATGGAACTATTTTAAGGAGCCCTATTACTTACATATTTTCACATTTCTTCCGTTAGACTTACATAGAATCTTTTGAAATTCCACAGAAGTTCAGTCCTTGGGAAATTGTCAGGCATGATGTTGTATATCCTGTGAGATTTTTCGGTCATGTTGAGGTCAATCCTGATGGATCGTAAGTATTCCTTATAAAGATTTACTAGTCTATCACATCATCAGCAAATGGAGTGCTTTGATACTTAAATGTGACCTACATATCCCTCTACAGCTTGAGCATTTTTTTATGTGTATCTCAGGCGGAAATGGGTAGATGGCGAGGTTTTTCAAGCTCTGGCCTATGATGTCCCTATCCCAGGATACAAGACCAAGAACACTATAAGTCTTCGCCTTTGGGAAGCAAAAGCTTCTGCTGCGGACTTTGATCTTTTCCAGTTTAACGATGGGCAATATGAATCTTCTCTGCAACTCCATTCCAGAGCTCAGCAAGTGAGCATCAAGATTTACTTACTTTGAGATAGTTGGACTGATCTACATGTTTCTTTAATATTTCTTTTTTGTCTACTTCCAGATCTGTGCCGTTTTGTATCCAGGAGATGCTACAGAAGGTGGAAAGCTGTTGCGTCTCAAGCAGCAATTCTTTTTATGCAGTGCTTCACTACAGGTTACCCCTTCTTTCCTCGTTGATTTGTTCATGCTAATGTGTTACTGCCTTTGATTTGTCACCACCATAGATAATTGTAACCTTAGGGGAACGACATGGAGTGGAAATATTTATAAACAAAAATCATTGGACTTTGTAAATTTGGGTAATTATCCGTTACTCTGTTACGTTCCAGAATAAATAGAGTTCGTACTGTCATACATTTTCAAGGAAGAGTATATTTCGAAAGCTATGAACTGAAAGCAGGGTTTTTATCTGAAACTTTGTTTGATATCACTTTATCTAGGTCACTCCAACTATTCATATTACTTTGCATACCCATGTGCGACAGTGCGACACACAACAGTAAACATTGAGATAGGTATAATAACATTTGGGCACTTCATTTTGAGCCAAGAACACGGAACTTTTTATTAAATAGCCTAGTTTGCTCTAGTTGGACAACACACACCCTAATTGGACACTTCTATCCGAGTTTGAGGAACATTAGCAGAGTATAGAGATGCTGCACTGTCACTCTTAGTCTCTGATGCCGTCTCTTCTTGTGGTTCATGTGCATGAGTTAGGAGGTCTTATGTAAGAAATAATAAACAATGGACTAAATTACTAATAAAAAGTCATACTTATGAACTGTTCTTGTTAATTTCTACACCATCGTCACCACGCATGAGATGGAGAGTACATATAGATTGTTTGTCATGTTGTCAGTCTAACAAGCTTGCTTCACGTATTGCAGGATATCATTAGCAGATTCAAAGAGAGGAAAGATGGAGAAGGACCAAGGTCATGGTCTGAATTTCCTAGCAAAGTAGCTGTTCAACTTAATGATACTCACCCCACTCTCGCGATTCCAGAACTTATGCGTTTGCTCATGGATGATGAGAGTCTTGGCTGGGATGAAGCTTGGGGTGTAACAACCAGGTAGGTGTAGCTTACTCGGGTTGATTTCCCTATATCTAAATTAAGTGTTCCATGATGACAACTGACAAGTGTGTGACTAAAAACAGGGCAATTGCATACACAAACCACACTGTTCTGCCTGAAGCTTTGGAGAAGTGGTCTCAATCTGTAATGTGGAAGCTTCTCCCGCGTCATATGGAAATTATAGCCGAAATTGACAAGCGGGTAGGTCTGCTTATAGCTGAAATTTATTCATGTTTTTGCAATTTTGTGGAAAAGGTCTGCAATATATTGAACTCTATTTTTTCTTTGCAGTTTGTGGAGATGATACGTTCAACACGACCTGATCTAGAAGACAAAGTCAATTCTTTGTGTATCTTGGATGATAATCCCCAGAAGCCTGTAGTACGCATGGCAAATTTATGTGTGGTGTCTGCTCACACGGTGAGCTTTGTTTTATGCAAATATAACAAACATCAAGGGGAAAAGGTTTCCACtatatttttatgatttttaatctTTCTACTGTTTACGTCCAATCTCTGCAGGTAAATGGTGTCGCTCAGCTACACAGTGACATCTTAAAGGCGGAGTTGTTTGCTGATTATGTCTCTATATGGCCCACCAAGTTTCAGAACAAGACCAATGGTATTACTCCTCGCCGCTGGCTCAAGTTTTGCAGTCCAGAGCTCAGTGACATTATCACAAAATGGCTGAAAACAGATGAGTGGATTACCAATCTTGATCTGCTGGTTAATTTACGCAAAGTAAGCACAGCTAaactgtttttgttttgtttaataaTAGCTAAATTGTGTTGCTTATACCAACCTTAACTGCATAAAAATTTTTACCCTAAAAGTACTTATATTGGTTAATAGTTTGCTGATGATGAAGACCTCCAAGCAGAGTGGAGTTCTGCTAAAATGGCGAACAAACAGCGTTTAGCGCAATACATACTTCAAGTGACAGGCGTAAGCATTGATCCTAATAGCCTTTTCGACATACAAGTCAAGAGAATTCATGAATACAAAAGGCAGCTTCTAAACATTCTGGGTGCAGTTTACCGGTACAAGAAATTGAAGGTATGgagtcttcttctttcttagacAGTAAAAAGTTTAATTCTTGTAATTAAGTCTTCAACACCTTTTTCTAATCTAAAAAtggttcatatcatatcatatcatatcaacGATGAACAATCAAACCCCAATCTTTTTCTTTCACATAGAGAGTTAATGTAGCCGGGACAATGTTTACCACGCTTCACTCAAAAACTTACCATTTGCCAGTTACACTTGAAAGTTTGAACTAACCAAGTAACTATTATCAGAGTTAAGCATATGCTCTAGCGTGCTATGACATAAAATTGCTTTAACAGGAGATGAAGCCAGAGGAGAGGAGTAAAACAACACCTAGGACTATCATGATCGGTGGAAAGGCTTTTGCGACATATACAAATGCCAAAAGAATTGTGAAATTGGTTAATGATGTTGGGTCTGTTGTTAACACTGATCCGGAAGTCAACAATTATCTCAAGGTATTAACATTCAATCTTTTACCGCTTTGGAAAATCATGTAAAGGATCTCAATTTGTATCATGTTCTATAGCATGAATTCTTTGTAGTACATTCTTTCTTAAATTAACATTGATTGCATAACATTTAGGAATTATTGATCATTTTAACATGGATTATGTTTAATAAAATGCTTGAAGTAGTATATGCAAATCAAATTAGTTTCGCCTTTCATGCTTTTTGGAAGACAAGTAGCTACTTGAAAATGTAAAAGAACTATTGTATAAGTAGAGCCAAAATTAATTCAGAGAGGTGTTTAAATGTGTTCCATTGGAATTAAGATCTTTAAGGTGGACCCCTCCCCTTGTTCTTATCGCGTTATAGTCAAGCTTAGGATAATGAAAATGCAAGACAAGTAATAATTCAGGAAAAGTAGGATTTTGATTCTTGAGTTCTAAATGCTTTTCTACGTTTTTCTACGTTTCAGTGCTCTCTCAGTGATTtcacttttattcttattttggGAACCATTCAGGTTGTATTTGTTCCAAACTACAATGTCTCTGTGGCCGAGATGCTTATTCCCGGAAGTGAGTTATCACAGCATATCAGCACTGCTGGCATGGAAGCCAGTGGAACTAGTAACATGAAGTTTGCCCTTAATGGATGCCTTATAATAGGAACACTGGATGGGGCTAATGTTGAAATCAGGGAGGAAATCGGGGAGGATAATTTCTTCCTGTTTGGTGCCACCGCAGATCAAGTACCACAACTCCGCAAGGATAGAGAGAATGGACTGGTATAGTCTCATGTTTAACACCTTTACTTGACAAAATTGCATAAGCATTGTTGTATAATTGCATGTTATTTATCCAAATACCCTGTAAATGCCGGTTGCAAAAAAATTCTGTATAGGAGTGCAGTTCTACCATAGAGTATGACTTGAATAAAACTCACTTCCGGAAGAGTTTTTGGCTGGGTTTATCTTTGAGCTTTGGTTATAACATCAGTGCGAGACATCGGACATTCATTCTTCGGAAATGAGTGCATGAAAATAAAAACACACATTGCTCATTAGTCTGATCATAGAGTTTCCTGcacttttacattttttttttttgagtcagTCCCACTTATATTTTGTTCATATGTTAATTCAAAATACTTGACCCGACTCTTTTTTTCACTAAATGTAAATTTGATATTGACGGTGCAGTTTAAACCGGATCCACGTTATGAGGAGGCTAAACAATTCATAAGATCTGGAGCATTTGGAAGCTATGATTATGAACCTCTTCTGGACTCTCTTGAAGGCAATTCTGGCTATGGCCGTGGGGATTATTTCCTGGTTGGTCATGATTTTCCAAGTTACATTGATATGCAGGCTAAAGTTGATGAAGCGTACAAGTAAGATTCATTAACCACTGTATTTACTATTTAGTTACAATTTTGAGACACTGAATCGCCATTTTCCCCTCATTTACGACACCACTTGTAGGGTGCATCTTGAAACTCTCAAGTCCGATCTGCCTGCGAACAGATTTGCTAATATATTAGATTGGTTTGCAGGGATAAAAAGAAGTGGCTCAAGATGTCTATACTAAGCACTGCTGGGAGTGGCAAATTCAGCAGCGACAGGACGATTGCTC
Protein-coding sequences here:
- the LOC141622911 gene encoding alpha-glucan phosphorylase 2, cytosolic, with protein sequence MGTEKTVNGVQKHGIASKIPAEAHPLSEEPTEIASNINYHAKFTPHFSPLKFEPEQAFYATAESVRDRLTQQWNETYAHFHKTDPKQTYYLSMEYLQGRALTNAIGNLNIQDAYADALNKLGHQLEEIVEQEKDAALGNGGLGRLASCFLDSMATLNLPAWGYGLRYRHGLFKQIITKEGQQELAEDWLEKFSPWEIVRHDVVYPVRFFGHVEVNPDGSRKWVDGEVFQALAYDVPIPGYKTKNTISLRLWEAKASAADFDLFQFNDGQYESSLQLHSRAQQICAVLYPGDATEGGKLLRLKQQFFLCSASLQDIISRFKERKDGEGPRSWSEFPSKVAVQLNDTHPTLAIPELMRLLMDDESLGWDEAWGVTTRAIAYTNHTVLPEALEKWSQSVMWKLLPRHMEIIAEIDKRFVEMIRSTRPDLEDKVNSLCILDDNPQKPVVRMANLCVVSAHTVNGVAQLHSDILKAELFADYVSIWPTKFQNKTNGITPRRWLKFCSPELSDIITKWLKTDEWITNLDLLVNLRKFADDEDLQAEWSSAKMANKQRLAQYILQVTGVSIDPNSLFDIQVKRIHEYKRQLLNILGAVYRYKKLKEMKPEERSKTTPRTIMIGGKAFATYTNAKRIVKLVNDVGSVVNTDPEVNNYLKVVFVPNYNVSVAEMLIPGSELSQHISTAGMEASGTSNMKFALNGCLIIGTLDGANVEIREEIGEDNFFLFGATADQVPQLRKDRENGLFKPDPRYEEAKQFIRSGAFGSYDYEPLLDSLEGNSGYGRGDYFLVGHDFPSYIDMQAKVDEAYKDKKKWLKMSILSTAGSGKFSSDRTIAQYAKEIWNIEQCPVP